The following are encoded together in the Planococcus antarcticus DSM 14505 genome:
- the pheT gene encoding phenylalanine--tRNA ligase subunit beta, with amino-acid sequence MFVSIKWLKDYVNIQQLPPAELGEKITRSGIEVDAVIDRTQGMTNVVVGFVESCIKHPEADKLSICQVDVGDEMAQIICGAPNIAAGQKVIVARPEAKLPGDIKIKKAKLRGEESHGMICSLQELGIEGKLVPKAYAEGIYVLPEDAETGSDVITNFDLDDTVLELGLTPNRADAMSMLGVAYEVGAILSEEVKLPEINYTEASETAASMLTLSVDAPEANPLYVAKVVRNIKVRESPMWLQQRLMASGVRPHNNVVDITNYVLMEYGQPLHAFDYDLLETGNITVRHAKEGEMITTLDEAERKLSGRHLLITNGEKPVAIAGVMGGANSEVSETTTTVVIESAYFESSSVRQTSKDHGLRSDASSRFEKGVDPNRVIPAAERAAQLLSELAGGEVLAGSVIFDELDKEEKIVKVSPDFINSRLGMKISFEDMWDILNRLKFNTEAANGQLVISVPTRRQDIQIPEDVIEEIARLYGYDEIPATLPEAETTPGGLTPYQAKRRIVRSLMEGAGLLQATTYSLTSAKSVKQFALEETETTRLLMPMSEERSLLRQSLLPHLLESVTYNTARRMDSVALYETGSVFLKGQDELLNEQEHLAVAITGLWLDHSWQGEKKPVDFFVLKGIVESLSDKLGVELTFERGQMDDLHPGRTAFIIHGGQRIGVIGQLHPSEQKARDLKTTVVMELNLAALLAKATKALVYTPVPRYPSMSRDVALVLSKVVEAATIENVIRNAGGKLLKDVRVFDLYEGDKMEAGKKSVAFSLTYFDPEKTLTDEEVIRTHEKVLAALTEAGAELRS; translated from the coding sequence ATGTTCGTATCCATAAAATGGTTAAAAGACTATGTAAATATACAACAACTGCCACCCGCTGAATTGGGTGAAAAAATAACGCGGTCAGGTATTGAAGTAGACGCAGTCATCGACCGCACACAAGGCATGACAAACGTCGTCGTAGGGTTTGTTGAATCTTGCATTAAGCATCCAGAAGCCGATAAACTATCCATTTGCCAAGTGGATGTTGGTGACGAAATGGCACAAATCATTTGCGGCGCACCGAATATAGCAGCAGGCCAAAAAGTAATCGTGGCACGCCCTGAAGCTAAACTTCCAGGTGACATCAAAATCAAAAAAGCGAAACTTCGTGGAGAAGAATCGCATGGCATGATTTGTTCGTTGCAAGAACTCGGAATAGAAGGCAAGCTTGTGCCAAAAGCATATGCTGAAGGCATTTATGTGCTACCAGAAGATGCAGAAACCGGTTCTGACGTCATTACAAATTTCGATTTAGATGACACCGTATTAGAACTAGGACTGACACCAAACCGCGCAGACGCGATGAGCATGCTTGGCGTTGCTTACGAAGTAGGGGCTATTCTATCGGAAGAAGTCAAACTGCCAGAAATTAACTATACAGAAGCATCTGAAACAGCAGCTTCGATGCTGACGTTGTCAGTCGATGCTCCTGAAGCCAACCCTTTATATGTCGCAAAAGTTGTTCGCAACATTAAAGTTCGAGAGTCCCCTATGTGGTTGCAACAACGCCTAATGGCATCTGGTGTCCGTCCACATAATAACGTAGTTGATATTACGAACTATGTATTAATGGAATATGGCCAGCCGCTTCACGCATTTGACTATGATTTATTGGAAACGGGGAATATTACGGTTCGCCACGCCAAAGAAGGCGAAATGATTACCACTTTAGATGAAGCTGAGCGTAAATTATCTGGCCGTCATTTATTGATCACCAATGGTGAAAAACCAGTGGCGATTGCAGGGGTTATGGGCGGAGCCAACTCGGAAGTAAGCGAAACGACGACGACTGTTGTCATCGAATCTGCTTATTTTGAATCGAGTTCTGTTCGTCAAACTTCAAAAGATCACGGTCTTCGCAGTGATGCAAGTTCGCGTTTTGAAAAAGGCGTAGATCCAAATCGCGTCATTCCAGCGGCAGAACGAGCGGCACAATTATTGTCCGAGCTTGCTGGAGGAGAAGTGCTTGCAGGATCCGTAATATTTGATGAATTGGATAAAGAAGAGAAAATTGTTAAGGTTTCTCCTGATTTTATCAATAGCCGTCTCGGTATGAAGATCTCCTTTGAAGACATGTGGGACATTCTGAACCGCTTGAAATTCAATACAGAAGCAGCGAATGGCCAACTGGTCATATCAGTGCCTACGCGCCGCCAGGATATTCAAATTCCTGAAGATGTGATCGAAGAAATCGCCCGTCTTTATGGCTACGACGAAATTCCAGCGACATTACCAGAAGCTGAAACGACTCCAGGTGGCTTGACGCCTTACCAGGCAAAACGTCGCATTGTTCGTTCACTTATGGAAGGTGCCGGATTATTGCAAGCGACGACGTATTCATTAACTTCTGCAAAATCAGTAAAGCAATTTGCTTTAGAAGAAACCGAAACAACTCGTCTCTTAATGCCAATGAGCGAAGAGCGTAGTTTGTTGCGTCAAAGCTTGTTGCCGCATTTATTGGAATCTGTTACGTATAACACAGCGAGAAGAATGGATTCGGTCGCTTTGTATGAAACGGGTTCAGTTTTTCTTAAAGGTCAAGACGAGCTATTGAACGAGCAGGAACATTTAGCTGTTGCCATTACGGGTCTTTGGCTCGATCATAGCTGGCAAGGTGAGAAAAAGCCAGTCGACTTTTTCGTCTTGAAAGGTATTGTAGAAAGTCTTAGCGATAAACTTGGCGTCGAATTGACTTTCGAACGTGGTCAAATGGATGATCTGCACCCAGGAAGAACGGCATTTATCATACATGGCGGTCAACGTATTGGCGTGATCGGCCAGTTGCATCCGTCTGAACAAAAAGCGCGCGACTTAAAAACTACAGTTGTGATGGAGTTGAACTTGGCTGCATTGTTGGCTAAAGCAACGAAGGCACTAGTTTACACGCCAGTACCACGTTACCCATCCATGTCACGTGATGTGGCGTTAGTTCTTTCTAAAGTGGTGGAAGCGGCAACGATTGAAAACGTCATCCGCAATGCAGGTGGCAAACTGTTGAAAGACGTCCGCGTGTTCGACCTTTACGAAGGCGATAAAATGGAAGCAGGCAAGAAATCAGTGGCTTTCTCGTTAACTTACTTTGATCCGGAAAAAACATTAACGGATGAAGAAGTTATTCGTACACATGAAAAAGTATTAGCAGCTTTAACAGAAGCTGGAGCAGAGTTAAGAAGTTAA
- a CDS encoding type IV pilus modification PilV family protein — protein MKRLIQNEKGLSLVEILAAVVILAIVLVSVMSFFTQSAKFTAHNYEKLTNVQVAEDVIADVRIGNYQSNTTLKKDGYDIVINVKAGPESLKLATITVKSPAGAGINEPEFTTEMYFEAKP, from the coding sequence ATGAAGAGACTCATTCAAAATGAAAAAGGATTGTCGCTAGTGGAGATACTAGCAGCGGTAGTGATTTTGGCGATTGTGCTCGTCAGTGTGATGAGTTTCTTTACGCAGTCGGCAAAGTTTACAGCTCACAATTATGAGAAACTGACGAATGTACAAGTAGCCGAGGATGTTATAGCCGATGTTAGGATTGGCAATTATCAAAGCAACACGACTTTAAAAAAAGATGGCTACGATATTGTTATTAACGTCAAAGCTGGTCCAGAAAGTTTAAAATTAGCGACGATTACCGTAAAGTCCCCGGCTGGTGCCGGAATAAATGAACCAGAGTTTACAACGGAAATGTATTTTGAGGCAAAGCCATGA
- a CDS encoding prepilin-type N-terminal cleavage/methylation domain-containing protein, producing the protein MRNESGITLVELLAALAIVGIIVAVIVNVLSTGTTASTKTATKQQLQQEANLIVEVIRNEYLKSDNHQFNLIVKEEDGVKSLFLDEESISQGYTYNYAPYTIDPKFDTNFKMTITDDSGQFYVIDTTFSKLR; encoded by the coding sequence ATGAGGAATGAAAGCGGAATTACTTTGGTGGAGTTACTTGCTGCACTAGCCATAGTGGGAATTATCGTTGCAGTCATTGTAAATGTCTTATCTACAGGAACTACGGCATCAACTAAAACCGCTACAAAACAACAATTACAACAAGAGGCAAATTTAATAGTTGAAGTTATACGGAATGAATATTTAAAGTCAGACAATCATCAATTTAATTTAATAGTAAAAGAAGAAGATGGTGTTAAGTCGCTGTTTTTAGATGAAGAATCTATTTCACAAGGGTACACGTATAATTATGCTCCATATACAATTGATCCGAAATTCGATACTAATTTTAAAATGACTATCACAGATGATAGTGGTCAGTTTTATGTGATCGATACCACGTTTAGTAAACTCAGGTAA
- the rnhC gene encoding ribonuclease HIII, with protein sequence MSNTVLKLTEEHLLQVISHYQKNKIQTKNPYARFSAKLTDTVVTVYTSGKVMFQGNGADREAAKWGVVSATEKTIATKGDKLPDGFTKLSVLGSDETGTGDFFGPITVAACYVPADKVELARELGVKDSKQLTDDWMRQVAPDLRAAFAHKVLTLKNDKYNKVQGQGWSQGKIKALLHNQALKHVLANIAPNKPDFILIDQFAERGIYYKHIKDEPEIIRENVLFSTKAEGLHVSVACASIIARVAFLEEMDRMSLEAGVTLPKGAGKIVDESAAKIILKHGEEYLKGLTKVHFANTEKAKGLAEKRQR encoded by the coding sequence ATGTCTAACACAGTTCTAAAACTAACGGAAGAACATCTTCTCCAAGTAATTTCACATTACCAAAAAAACAAAATCCAAACCAAAAATCCCTACGCACGATTTAGTGCCAAACTGACCGATACGGTCGTCACCGTCTATACTTCTGGCAAAGTCATGTTTCAAGGCAACGGAGCAGACCGAGAAGCGGCAAAATGGGGAGTTGTCTCGGCTACTGAAAAGACGATCGCTACAAAAGGCGATAAACTGCCCGACGGATTCACCAAGCTCTCGGTCCTTGGATCTGACGAAACTGGCACCGGCGATTTTTTCGGTCCAATTACAGTAGCAGCGTGTTACGTACCAGCCGACAAAGTTGAACTTGCGCGTGAACTCGGCGTTAAAGATTCGAAACAATTGACCGATGACTGGATGCGCCAAGTTGCGCCCGACTTAAGAGCAGCATTCGCGCATAAAGTGCTCACCTTAAAAAACGATAAATATAATAAAGTCCAAGGCCAAGGCTGGTCACAAGGAAAAATCAAAGCCTTGTTGCATAACCAAGCACTTAAACACGTATTAGCGAACATCGCACCTAATAAACCAGACTTTATCTTGATCGACCAATTTGCTGAACGCGGCATCTACTATAAGCACATTAAAGACGAACCCGAAATCATTCGCGAAAACGTTTTGTTTTCTACGAAAGCGGAAGGCCTCCACGTTTCAGTTGCCTGCGCTTCTATCATCGCACGCGTTGCGTTTCTTGAGGAAATGGACCGGATGAGCTTGGAAGCTGGTGTTACTTTGCCTAAGGGTGCTGGGAAGATTGTTGATGAATCGGCTGCGAAAATTATATTGAAGCATGGTGAAGAGTATTTGAAAGGTTTGACGAAGGTGCATTTTGCGAATACGGAGAAGGCGAAAGGATTGGCTGAGAAACGTCAAAGATAA
- the zapA gene encoding cell division protein ZapA: MSEQHKIHTVVDIYGNTYKMVGTETSGHMRLVASIVDSKMREINALNPSLDQAKLAVLTASNAVHDYLKLKEQVEQLENELKKLKG, from the coding sequence TTGTCAGAGCAACATAAAATTCACACGGTCGTTGACATCTATGGCAACACCTATAAAATGGTCGGTACCGAAACTTCCGGCCACATGCGTCTCGTTGCATCGATTGTCGACAGCAAGATGAGAGAGATCAATGCATTGAATCCATCACTGGATCAGGCGAAGCTTGCCGTTTTGACTGCATCAAATGCGGTACATGACTATCTTAAACTGAAAGAGCAAGTTGAACAATTAGAAAATGAATTGAAAAAACTGAAGGGTTGA
- a CDS encoding CvpA family protein codes for MLDILLIILLIGGIIVGAKRGFVVQLIHMIGFVIALVVAYKYFKPLSEYFVLWIPYPAINENSQFTLVVDQLDLDQTFYQLLAFALIFFVVKFALQLIASMFDFLKYLPVLGFFSKIFGAVLGFVEAYILLFIFIYVFALLPVEVVQNQLENSGIAQTMLEHTPYFSEKVKEWWYIYI; via the coding sequence ATGCTTGATATACTTTTAATCATCTTACTGATCGGTGGTATCATTGTGGGCGCCAAAAGAGGCTTTGTTGTCCAGTTGATTCATATGATCGGGTTTGTTATTGCACTAGTCGTGGCCTATAAATACTTTAAACCCTTATCTGAATACTTCGTGCTATGGATTCCTTATCCGGCTATAAACGAAAATTCCCAGTTTACGCTTGTCGTAGACCAGTTAGATCTAGATCAGACTTTTTATCAATTATTGGCATTTGCCCTTATTTTCTTCGTAGTGAAGTTTGCTTTGCAATTGATTGCTTCTATGTTTGATTTTTTGAAATATTTGCCGGTACTTGGATTTTTCAGCAAAATTTTTGGAGCGGTTTTAGGGTTTGTCGAAGCCTACATATTACTGTTTATTTTTATCTATGTGTTCGCCCTGCTCCCTGTGGAAGTTGTGCAGAACCAGTTGGAGAATTCAGGAATAGCCCAGACTATGCTTGAGCATACGCCTTATTTCTCTGAGAAAGTAAAAGAATGGTGGTATATTTATATTTAG
- the polX gene encoding DNA polymerase/3'-5' exonuclease PolX, producing MNKKIIIRTLEKIALYMELKGENPFKVSAFRKAAQALELDQRSLAEIEDVTKLKGIGKGTGEVILELINDGKSTVLEELQEEVPKGLVPMMKLQGMGGKKIAKLYKELGIDSMEALKTACLNQEIQKLPGFGPKSEEKILKELNDFETKPDRQPIWKTEETVAFIEDVLITIAEVTEFSVAGSFRRTKETSKDLDFIIATAEPALVKEQLLAALPVKETIASGDTKVSVTIEVLEPIDVDFRLVAPEEFVTALHHFTGSKDHNVKMRQLAKSQHKKISEYGVEQEDGTVTTFASETDFFAHFGLPFIPPSVREDGRELDRLEELPKLVTIEDIKGDLHMHTTWSDGANSLKEMIDACVAKSYQYMVITDHSQYLKVANGLTPERLREQHALIRETNEQYSAIEVFSGTEMDILPDASLDFDDEMLSQLDFVIASIHSSFQQPQEQIMERILTAMKNPNVHMIAHPTGRIVGQRDGYDPNVEQILDWAKEYGKIVELNASPYRLDLAVPYLVMAQEKGVPVAINTDAHAIEGLEVMETGVKHAQKAWLKKDTVVNTWPLEKFKEFIKKSK from the coding sequence ATGAATAAGAAAATTATCATCAGAACACTTGAAAAAATTGCGTTATATATGGAACTCAAAGGGGAAAACCCTTTTAAAGTATCGGCATTTCGAAAAGCTGCACAAGCACTCGAGCTTGATCAGCGCAGCCTAGCTGAAATTGAGGATGTCACTAAGCTTAAAGGCATCGGCAAAGGGACAGGCGAAGTCATCCTTGAGCTGATCAACGACGGCAAGTCCACAGTTCTAGAAGAGCTTCAGGAAGAAGTGCCGAAAGGTCTTGTTCCAATGATGAAACTTCAAGGAATGGGCGGCAAGAAAATCGCCAAGCTGTACAAGGAATTGGGCATTGACTCGATGGAAGCCTTGAAGACCGCCTGCTTAAACCAGGAGATTCAGAAGCTTCCGGGCTTCGGTCCGAAATCCGAGGAAAAAATCTTGAAAGAGTTGAATGACTTTGAAACTAAACCAGATCGCCAGCCAATCTGGAAAACGGAAGAAACCGTAGCGTTCATCGAAGACGTCTTGATTACGATCGCTGAAGTAACTGAGTTTTCTGTAGCAGGAAGTTTCCGGCGCACCAAAGAAACTAGCAAGGATTTAGACTTTATCATCGCGACGGCTGAACCGGCGCTCGTAAAAGAGCAATTGCTGGCAGCATTACCCGTGAAAGAAACGATAGCATCAGGAGACACGAAAGTTTCAGTGACTATTGAAGTGCTGGAACCCATTGATGTGGATTTCCGTTTGGTGGCACCTGAAGAGTTTGTTACGGCGTTGCACCATTTTACCGGATCAAAAGACCATAATGTCAAAATGCGCCAGCTAGCAAAATCACAACACAAGAAAATTAGTGAATATGGTGTAGAACAAGAAGATGGAACCGTCACAACCTTTGCGTCTGAAACGGATTTTTTCGCTCATTTCGGCCTGCCTTTTATTCCTCCATCAGTGCGTGAAGACGGACGCGAACTCGATCGCCTGGAAGAATTACCTAAGTTGGTAACAATCGAAGATATCAAAGGCGACTTGCATATGCACACCACTTGGTCGGATGGTGCCAATTCATTAAAGGAAATGATTGACGCTTGTGTAGCGAAATCCTATCAATACATGGTCATCACCGATCATTCACAGTATTTAAAAGTTGCCAACGGCTTGACGCCTGAGCGGCTTAGGGAGCAGCATGCCTTGATCCGAGAAACCAACGAACAATACTCGGCGATTGAAGTATTTTCTGGAACGGAAATGGATATTTTGCCGGATGCTAGCTTGGATTTCGACGATGAAATGCTGAGTCAGCTGGACTTTGTCATTGCCAGTATCCATTCAAGTTTCCAGCAACCGCAGGAACAGATCATGGAACGTATTTTGACAGCTATGAAAAATCCAAATGTCCATATGATTGCGCATCCGACTGGAAGAATCGTCGGTCAGCGTGACGGTTATGATCCAAATGTTGAGCAAATCCTGGATTGGGCGAAAGAATACGGCAAAATTGTTGAATTGAATGCCAGTCCGTACCGCCTAGATCTAGCTGTCCCTTACCTCGTTATGGCTCAAGAAAAAGGCGTTCCGGTTGCAATCAACACAGACGCCCATGCTATTGAAGGTTTAGAAGTTATGGAAACCGGTGTTAAGCATGCCCAAAAAGCATGGCTAAAAAAAGACACCGTCGTCAATACATGGCCACTTGAAAAATTCAAAGAGTTTATTAAGAAGTCGAAATAA
- a CDS encoding endonuclease MutS2, protein MIAERALRTLEFYKIRDEVARYCTSSLGKAHVDKLLPSTDINEVNRLLEQMDEGAQVLRVKNNVPMGGIFDIRLHARRAQIGGSLSPMELMEVSSTIRASRILRQFFETIKEEAVIQIPHFLEKKESMPILTVLEHAINICIDDNGGVLDSASSELRSIRQQLRTQESRVRERLESLVRGKNASKMLSDSIVTIRNDRFVIPVKQEYRNHYGGIVHDQSSSGQTLFIEPDVVVQANNEVRRLKMKEKEEIDRILLMLSAQVQEVAHELFLLVEVLGEIDLILAKAKYGAAHKGTKPTMNTEGYINLQKARHPLIPKDEVVPNDIEFGGDITAIVITGPNTGGKTVTLKTVGLSTLMAQSGLPVPALDGSELSVFDQIFADIGDEQSIEQSLSTFSSHMVNIVDILTKFDENSLVIFDELGAGTDPQEGAALAISLLDEVHGRGARVIATTHYPELKAYGYNRPGVANASVEFDVETLSPTYRLLIGVPGRSNAFEISKRLGLPEHIINHAKSFTGTDSKAVDSMIASLEKSRREAEQDAEQTKKILSESEQLKKELAKQLEEYEQQKERLEEKAKEKARKIVGQARVEAEAVISDLRKMQLNQSSSVKEHELIDAKKRLENALPQNRILKKAAKDNAEKPLKANDEVKVISFGQKGTLVEKVSKNEWIVQIGILKMKLPESDLSYTKPEKQKETRTMATLKDRDSHVKMELDLRGERYEDALARVEKYLDDALLSNYHQVSIIHGKGTGALRQGVQQYLKKHPRVKSYRFGEAGEGGSGVTVAELK, encoded by the coding sequence ATGATCGCAGAACGCGCATTAAGGACACTTGAATTTTATAAAATCCGCGATGAAGTGGCACGGTATTGCACTTCATCACTCGGAAAAGCACATGTAGACAAGCTTTTGCCATCTACGGATATTAACGAAGTTAATCGACTATTGGAACAGATGGACGAAGGCGCACAGGTTTTGCGTGTCAAAAATAATGTGCCGATGGGTGGTATTTTCGACATCCGCCTCCACGCACGACGTGCGCAAATTGGTGGTAGCCTGAGCCCGATGGAGCTGATGGAGGTCTCATCGACCATCCGAGCGAGCCGCATTTTGCGCCAGTTTTTTGAAACCATCAAAGAAGAAGCGGTGATTCAGATTCCGCATTTTTTGGAGAAAAAAGAATCGATGCCAATTCTGACGGTCCTTGAACATGCCATCAATATTTGTATTGATGATAATGGCGGCGTGTTGGACAGCGCGAGCTCTGAATTGCGTTCTATCCGTCAGCAATTACGGACTCAGGAAAGTCGTGTCCGTGAGCGCCTCGAAAGCCTGGTACGCGGCAAAAATGCTTCAAAAATGTTGTCGGATTCGATTGTGACTATTCGAAATGACCGTTTTGTGATCCCAGTCAAACAGGAATACCGCAACCATTACGGCGGTATTGTGCACGATCAGTCCTCTTCAGGACAGACGCTTTTCATTGAACCGGATGTGGTTGTTCAGGCTAACAATGAAGTGCGCCGTCTGAAAATGAAGGAAAAAGAGGAAATCGATCGTATTCTGCTTATGCTGTCAGCGCAAGTACAGGAAGTGGCTCATGAACTTTTCCTGTTGGTTGAAGTGCTTGGTGAAATTGATTTGATCTTGGCAAAGGCCAAATACGGTGCAGCCCATAAGGGAACCAAGCCGACAATGAATACTGAGGGTTATATCAATTTGCAGAAAGCACGCCATCCGTTGATTCCAAAAGATGAAGTGGTACCGAACGATATCGAGTTTGGTGGAGACATTACTGCCATCGTCATCACGGGTCCCAATACCGGCGGGAAGACAGTAACCTTGAAGACCGTCGGATTATCGACATTGATGGCTCAATCCGGTTTGCCAGTGCCTGCACTCGACGGCTCGGAATTGTCGGTATTCGATCAGATTTTTGCGGATATCGGTGATGAACAGTCGATTGAGCAAAGTCTCAGTACGTTTTCTTCTCATATGGTCAATATTGTTGATATTCTGACTAAATTCGATGAAAATTCATTGGTGATTTTTGATGAATTGGGAGCGGGTACAGATCCTCAGGAAGGGGCAGCACTGGCCATCTCGCTATTGGATGAAGTCCATGGCAGAGGAGCGCGCGTTATTGCAACGACGCATTATCCCGAACTAAAAGCATATGGCTATAACCGTCCAGGCGTGGCGAATGCCAGCGTTGAATTTGATGTGGAAACATTGAGTCCAACGTATCGCCTATTGATTGGCGTGCCTGGCCGAAGCAATGCTTTCGAGATTTCCAAACGTCTTGGTTTGCCGGAGCATATTATCAATCATGCTAAGAGCTTTACCGGAACCGATAGCAAAGCGGTTGATTCGATGATTGCGTCTCTCGAGAAGAGCCGTCGTGAAGCAGAACAGGATGCGGAGCAAACTAAAAAGATTCTTTCCGAATCGGAGCAGCTGAAAAAAGAGTTGGCGAAACAGCTGGAAGAATACGAGCAGCAAAAAGAACGACTGGAAGAAAAAGCGAAAGAAAAGGCGCGGAAAATTGTTGGTCAGGCACGGGTGGAAGCAGAAGCCGTCATATCAGATCTGCGCAAAATGCAGCTCAATCAAAGTTCATCAGTAAAAGAACATGAGTTGATCGATGCAAAAAAACGCCTGGAAAATGCCTTGCCTCAAAATCGCATCCTGAAAAAAGCGGCAAAAGACAATGCAGAAAAACCCTTGAAGGCGAACGACGAAGTCAAAGTCATTTCCTTCGGACAGAAAGGGACATTGGTCGAGAAAGTCTCCAAAAATGAATGGATTGTTCAAATTGGCATTTTGAAGATGAAGCTTCCTGAATCGGATCTGTCCTACACAAAACCGGAAAAGCAAAAAGAAACTCGAACGATGGCTACGTTGAAAGATCGAGATAGTCATGTGAAAATGGAGCTTGATTTGCGTGGTGAACGGTATGAAGATGCACTTGCCCGTGTTGAAAAATACCTGGACGATGCGTTATTATCAAATTACCATCAAGTGTCGATCATTCATGGAAAAGGTACCGGCGCATTGCGCCAAGGCGTCCAGCAATACCTTAAAAAACATCCGCGTGTGAAAAGCTACCGTTTTGGTGAAGCAGGCGAAGGCGGTTCTGGTGTTACCGTCGCCGAATTAAAGTGA
- a CDS encoding DUF350 domain-containing protein, whose protein sequence is MTETGFWTHPLVEAAGYFSVVVLCLIVAMVIFEMVTTYNNWEQIKKGNLSVAMATGGKIFGVTNIFRFSIEQHNSLFEMIGWGLFGFTLLIFAYILFEFLTPKFKVDDEIEQDNRSVGLISMVISVGLSFVIGASIQ, encoded by the coding sequence ATGACAGAAACAGGATTTTGGACACACCCACTGGTTGAGGCGGCCGGCTATTTTAGTGTGGTAGTATTGTGTTTAATCGTCGCCATGGTCATTTTCGAAATGGTGACGACATATAATAACTGGGAACAAATCAAAAAAGGCAATCTATCGGTAGCGATGGCAACAGGCGGAAAGATTTTTGGCGTCACCAATATTTTTCGCTTTTCCATCGAACAGCATAATTCCTTATTCGAAATGATTGGGTGGGGATTATTCGGTTTTACCTTGCTAATTTTTGCTTATATTCTGTTTGAGTTCCTGACGCCTAAGTTTAAAGTGGATGACGAAATCGAACAGGATAACCGCTCGGTCGGCCTAATTTCGATGGTCATCTCTGTCGGTTTGTCGTTTGTCATTGGAGCCAGTATTCAATAG